From the Alteromonas sp. CI.11.F.A3 genome, the window GCCATCAAAGTCAGTTAACCTTGTCGAGTATCATTGCTTGCGATGGCAAGGTAACGGATTTAAGTGGCAAGATAGCATTAACCAATCGGTATCTGTTTAGGCGTGATAATTATTTGTGCCTTTACTGCGGCCAACGCTTCTCACCAAGCCTGTTAACCCGTGATCATATTATTCCACGCTCACGGGGTGGCAAAGATAGTTGGACTAACGTGGCGACGTCTTGTCAGCGCTGTAACCATGCAAAAGCGGCCAAAACCCCAGAAGAAGCTGGAATGCCTTTGCTTGCTGTACCCTTCAGGCCAAACGTTTATGAAAGGTTCTATTTGGTTAACCGTCGAATACTGGCCGATCAAATGGAATTTTTAAAAGGCCACTTCACCGATAAACGAGATTGGCACTTAAACGGTTTCCCCTAGCGATTGAGAGCTAGACGAAGTATTCGGCGGGCAAGCAGATTTTTCTAATGCCTCAAACCACAGGCTTAACCAGTCTGAACACATTTTGTGTTCAAGTTCGTGTGCCTCAGCTGTCGGGCAAAACAAACTGACTTTTACAACGACTTTAGCCAGTTCATTGGTTTTAATTTCAACCTCAGGGTCAATTTGAATAAAATCTTGTTCTAAATGACGCTCAATAAGGCCTTTGTAGCGCTCTGCTACATCACGAAAGTATTCACAGTGAGCATGGGCACTGGCTCTAAATGCCGGTAGTAGGCTGTAGGCATTTACGGTAGGTTCATTAACAATGTTAAACGAGTGCAATTTATAACGGCGTAAGAAGTTTAAATTACGCACTGTCTGGGTAACTAATTGGCTGTTAGGAACATATACGTGCTTACCCGTATAGTTAAACGTTTCAGGGTCAACCTCTAACAAGGCGGTTTTCGCCCAATCCATTTCCACCACTTCACCGATTACGTTATTCATTTGGATCCAATCCCCTACCCTAAATGGCCGTGCCCCTAGGTAGTAAATGAAGCCCATAAAACATTGAATGAATTCGCGGGTAGCTAACACAATGGCTACCATGAAAGCGGCAATTGAAATGGCAAGATTTTGAATTTCAGACGACCACACCATCATCAGCAATACAATAATAAATGCATTGCCTAACTGCTCCAAAATATTAATTTGGTTACGTCGGTCTTCCCCTTTGCGAGAACTACGGCGCTTAATTAATCTAAGGGTGCCCTTTTTAAAGAAGTGCAGCAATACCACTAAAACGAGCGAGGCCAATAGCTTGTAGTCCAACACAAATTCAACAAAATTTTGCCACATTTGCGTAGGGTCAATCACTATTTCCATTTAAATGCTCCAGATAACCGTTTGATAGAAAATAAAAAAGCGCTGAAAATTCAGCGCCTTTATTATGAAGCATGGTAATGATGGGCACAATGCCGACCAGTGGGATTATTATCATCTAACGGCCAACATTTTACGCACCTCATAGGATATTACTTCCTATATTGTGTCGTCGCTTATTCGCGTATTTGACCTACGCCATTCACAAGGTACTTTTCAGAGGTTAGTGACTCTAACCCCATTGGCCCATAAGCATGAAGTTTCGTGGTCGCGATACCAATTTCAGCACCTAAACCAAGTTGGCTACCATCAGAGAAACGTGAAGATGCATTCACCATCACTACACTGGCATCTACGGCACGCTGGAATTTCTTCGCGCTATCTTCGTTTTCTGTACAGATAACTTCAGTATGGTTACTACCAAAATCGGCAATATGAGAAATAGCACCAGCAAAGTCATCTACTACACGAATAGCAATTTCTAAACCTAAATACTCTTCGCCGTAAGCGTCTTCGCTAATAACATCTGCGTTGTTAAAGTACTGAGCGCCTTTTTCATTCACATGCACTGTTACCTTGTGTTGCTCAAACGCTTCTGCAACACGAGGTAGGAAGTCGCCCGCAACAGCTTGATGCACCACTAAGCCTTCAAGCGCATTACATACGCCGGTACGTTGGGTTTTACCATTAAGCAGAATAGCCAATGCTTTGTCTAAATCAGCATCTTTATCTACATATAAATGGCACACACCTTTAAAATGCTGAATAACAGGCACTTTAGAGTGTTCGGTCACGTAGTTAATCAGCCCTTCACCGCCACGTGGAATAATAACGTCAATGTAGTCACGTTGTTCCATAAGCTCTTGCATAAGGGCACGGTCTGGGTTTGGCACTACCGTAACAAGTGCTCTTGGCAAATTGTGCTTTTCAAGCACGTCTTGCATTAGCCCAGCGATGGCTAAACTGGTGTCTAGTGCTTCTTTACCGCCACGCAGAATAACACCGTTACCTGATTTGAAACACAATGCGCCGGCATCAGCAGTCACATTAGGGCGTGCTTCATAAATCATGCACACAACGCCCAATGGAATACGCATCTTTTTAATTTCGATACCGTTTGGACGGGTGCCAATCACGCGCTCACGACCAACAGGATCGTCAAGGCTAATAATAACCTCAATGCCTTCAGCCATAGATTCTATGCGAGCATCGTCTAGAATCAAACGGTCAATCATAGCGTCATCTAAGTTGTTTTCCTTAGCGCGCGCCACTTCTTTTTCGTTAACCGCTTTAATGGTGTCTTTATTTCCACGGATAGCTGCAGCCATGTCTTTCAACACCGCATTTTTCTCAGCTTCATCTAAGATGGCAAGTGTTTGTGCTGCTTGTTTCGCTTGTTTTGCTAATTCTGTAATAATGCTCATTCTTTCTCCAAATTTGCTACATGCTGATCAGAAATAATAGGGCCAGTCTTATCTTCAAATTCACTGGCGAAGTCATCGTTTTCCTGATTCGCGATAAAATTCAGTAAACAGCTACTGTAGTTTGATTTCGCTTTCACGAGCTTAGTTCCGTCAGCTTTTCTTACCAAAATGGTATCGCCTACTGAGAACTCGCCTTTTACATCAACTATTTCGCTGCTAGTCAGTTGTTCACTGTCGTTTTCCAGTGAAGAATCAAAATCTCCCTCAACTATCACTTCGCCCTGCGCGTTCGAGGTGTGGCGCATCCAATGCACGTTTTCTAGCATTGGTTTGTCGTAAGGGCTAAAGTGCGTGCCTGGGTTTTTACCCGCAAGCAACATATTAAATGACAGCTCGGTAAAGCCGTTAATAATATATGTATCTATTCCATGCGAAACTGCTTTTTCAGCCGCTTCAATTTTTGTACGCATACCACCGGTGCCAACACCGCCTTCTGCTGCACCACCAGCCATGGCATAAATGCTGGCGTCTATGGTATCTACTCGTTTGAGCAACTCAGCATCATCGTGATCATGAGGGTTTTTATTATATAAACCATCAATGTCCGAACAGATAATAAGTGCATCTGCGTCAGCGGCTGCTGCCACCATAGCGGATAAGTTATCGTTATCGCCTACTTTTAGCTTGTCGGTGGTTACCGTATCGTTTTCGTTAACGATAGGCAGCACATTATGCTCAAGCAAACTAAAAATAGTTTCACGAATACTAACGTAGCGCTCTCTATCACGCAGGTCAGCATGGGTTAACAGCATTTGCGCTGATGGGAAGTCGAACAACCTATCCCAGGTCGCAATCATTTCTGTTTGCCCTGCTGCAGCCATTGCTTTTTTCACAGCAATGTTCGATTTTTCATGGTCAGGGAACAAGTGTGCCCCAGCGGCGACTGAACCTGAAGACACTAACACTACCTGTGTTCCATTTGCCCGACAACGCACGATGAACTGGGCAATACTTAGCAAATAGTGGCTGCTGCACCCTTGCTTGTTCGGCGAGATTAGTGCACTGCCTACTTTAATGACCACGCGTTTCCAATTGGGATGACTCATAATATTTCATTCACCTTAAGATTGTTGATCTGCTAATTGCTGGTTAGTTGCTCTAAATAAGCGCTGAACATTTTCAGACGGCGCAGCACCTGCGCGCGATACCAACCAAAGGGTTGCGGTACTTACCGCAAAACCAGGAATAATTTCATAAATAACACTGCTTAACGTTTTACCGTCAGCCAATACGGGTGCGTATATCCAAAACAGGACAGTTACTGCACCACTGATAATGCCGGCCAATGCCGCGTTTTGTGTTAAATCCTTTTTGTACAGGCTAAACAGTACCAATGGGCCAAATGCGGCACCAAAACCAGCCCACGCATTGCTCACTAACGAAAGAATGGAGTTCGATGAATCCATTGCCAATAGCAAGGCCACAACGGCTACGCCCGCTACGCCAACTCTCCCGATGGTCACTGTTTCTTTTTCGCTAATGTCTTTTTTCGCTACAACACGGTAAATGTCTTCGGTTAGCGAGCTAGCCGATACTAACAATTGAGACGAAATAGTACTCATGATGGCAGCTAAAATAGCAGCCATTAAAAAGCCACTAATGAGAGGATGAAATAGCAACTGAGAAAAAACGATGAAAATAGTCTCAGCGTCGTCTACTCTCAAATTGAATTGATTTGCATACGCTATTCCCACAAAACCTGTTGCTAATGCTCCAAGTATAGTAACTAGCATCCAAGACATACCAATATTTCGTGCGGTACTTACCGATTTAACATCTCGAATTGCCATAAAGCGCACAATGATGTGAGGCTGACCGAAATAGCCAAGTCCCCACCCAAGACTTGAAAGCAATCCCACGAGCGTGAGAGCGCCCCATGAATCAGAAAAATTCGGTACTGATTCATACGCGGCAGCCGTCATTTGGTTTACACCATCGAACTCGGTAAAGGCCACAACCGGCACAAGTACAAGGGCAATAAACATAATACAACCTTGCACGAAATCGGTAAGACTAACCGCTAAGAACCCACCCAATAAGGTATACGAAACAACAACGCCCAATGTGATAAAAAGCCCAAGCTGATAATCAACTGAGAACGCACTTTCAAAAAGCTTTCCGCCTGCCACGAGCCCTGCAGAAGTATATAAAGTAAAGAATAAGACAATGATGACAGCTGAAACGATGCGTACGTTTGCTTTAGGGTTGTCGAAGCGCTTTGCGAAGAACTCCGGCACGGTTAACGAATCATCGGCAACTTCGGTGTAAACACGAAGTTTGGGAGCAACCAATATATAGTTTGCTAATGCCCCTGCGACAAGACCAATAGCAATATAAACTGCGTCGAACCCGGTTAAGAACATTGCCCCTGGCAATCCCATTAACATCCAACCTGACATATCGGAAGCGCCGGCAGATAACGCGGTAACTTGGGGACTAACCTTTCTACCACCTAGAATGTAACCTGAAATGTCACTAGTAGATTGACGATATGCAAAAAGACCTATACCTAACATCGCTAGAAAATAGATTGCCAGCGATATATAACTTTCAATTGGCATAATGTGAGATTGCTCTCCTATGTTAGTTAAAATTACATCGTTCAGATGCTAGAAGGACAAAATATTCCCTCGAAGTGCTATACAAAATTTAAAACCTAAATAACACGCATCATTTGTTTCCGACTTTAGCCTTATGCCAAAATCAGAATCAAACATTTAAATTGAACAATAATGATTAGAGCTCTAATTATATAAGTATCATCGGTAAGATTTCAAGTTTAAATAGTAGCCAATTTACTATGAAGTCTATTTGCTATGTGAATATAGCCTTAAAGGTTTCACACGCATTAACGAGCTTTAATATCCACACATTATATTGATTACAATGAGATTTTATACAGATAAACCAGTTCGTGAAACGCAGCAATTTATGCCGTAACTCGCTTAACTATTACACTATTAGTATCAATAGAAGCATTTAATATTAAAAGTTAATCTAGTTGTCACTCAGATGAAATGATCGACAACAAAAGCTTTTCAGTGCTTAAATCTCGCTCAACGGGGTCGCAAAGTTGCTCGTTGCCCTGCTGGAGTGTCTTCAACAAGTTTTCGAACGTATTTTTCTCGTCAAACACAGAATATAACTTCGGGTGAAT encodes:
- a CDS encoding HNH endonuclease gives rise to the protein MLVLRLNKAGMPQEWIHVEQAAKLYCQEKVLFELGSDAITLKGGWDHDGHQSQLTLSSIIACDGKVTDLSGKIALTNRYLFRRDNYLCLYCGQRFSPSLLTRDHIIPRSRGGKDSWTNVATSCQRCNHAKAAKTPEEAGMPLLAVPFRPNVYERFYLVNRRILADQMEFLKGHFTDKRDWHLNGFP
- a CDS encoding mechanosensitive ion channel family protein; this encodes MEIVIDPTQMWQNFVEFVLDYKLLASLVLVVLLHFFKKGTLRLIKRRSSRKGEDRRNQINILEQLGNAFIIVLLMMVWSSEIQNLAISIAAFMVAIVLATREFIQCFMGFIYYLGARPFRVGDWIQMNNVIGEVVEMDWAKTALLEVDPETFNYTGKHVYVPNSQLVTQTVRNLNFLRRYKLHSFNIVNEPTVNAYSLLPAFRASAHAHCEYFRDVAERYKGLIERHLEQDFIQIDPEVEIKTNELAKVVVKVSLFCPTAEAHELEHKMCSDWLSLWFEALEKSACPPNTSSSSQSLGETV
- a CDS encoding glutamate-5-semialdehyde dehydrogenase, yielding MSIITELAKQAKQAAQTLAILDEAEKNAVLKDMAAAIRGNKDTIKAVNEKEVARAKENNLDDAMIDRLILDDARIESMAEGIEVIISLDDPVGRERVIGTRPNGIEIKKMRIPLGVVCMIYEARPNVTADAGALCFKSGNGVILRGGKEALDTSLAIAGLMQDVLEKHNLPRALVTVVPNPDRALMQELMEQRDYIDVIIPRGGEGLINYVTEHSKVPVIQHFKGVCHLYVDKDADLDKALAILLNGKTQRTGVCNALEGLVVHQAVAGDFLPRVAEAFEQHKVTVHVNEKGAQYFNNADVISEDAYGEEYLGLEIAIRVVDDFAGAISHIADFGSNHTEVICTENEDSAKKFQRAVDASVVMVNASSRFSDGSQLGLGAEIGIATTKLHAYGPMGLESLTSEKYLVNGVGQIRE
- the proB gene encoding glutamate 5-kinase, whose amino-acid sequence is MSHPNWKRVVIKVGSALISPNKQGCSSHYLLSIAQFIVRCRANGTQVVLVSSGSVAAGAHLFPDHEKSNIAVKKAMAAAGQTEMIATWDRLFDFPSAQMLLTHADLRDRERYVSIRETIFSLLEHNVLPIVNENDTVTTDKLKVGDNDNLSAMVAAAADADALIICSDIDGLYNKNPHDHDDAELLKRVDTIDASIYAMAGGAAEGGVGTGGMRTKIEAAEKAVSHGIDTYIINGFTELSFNMLLAGKNPGTHFSPYDKPMLENVHWMRHTSNAQGEVIVEGDFDSSLENDSEQLTSSEIVDVKGEFSVGDTILVRKADGTKLVKAKSNYSSCLLNFIANQENDDFASEFEDKTGPIISDQHVANLEKE
- the putP gene encoding sodium/proline symporter PutP, whose translation is MPIESYISLAIYFLAMLGIGLFAYRQSTSDISGYILGGRKVSPQVTALSAGASDMSGWMLMGLPGAMFLTGFDAVYIAIGLVAGALANYILVAPKLRVYTEVADDSLTVPEFFAKRFDNPKANVRIVSAVIIVLFFTLYTSAGLVAGGKLFESAFSVDYQLGLFITLGVVVSYTLLGGFLAVSLTDFVQGCIMFIALVLVPVVAFTEFDGVNQMTAAAYESVPNFSDSWGALTLVGLLSSLGWGLGYFGQPHIIVRFMAIRDVKSVSTARNIGMSWMLVTILGALATGFVGIAYANQFNLRVDDAETIFIVFSQLLFHPLISGFLMAAILAAIMSTISSQLLVSASSLTEDIYRVVAKKDISEKETVTIGRVGVAGVAVVALLLAMDSSNSILSLVSNAWAGFGAAFGPLVLFSLYKKDLTQNAALAGIISGAVTVLFWIYAPVLADGKTLSSVIYEIIPGFAVSTATLWLVSRAGAAPSENVQRLFRATNQQLADQQS